The sequence tcaaatgGAATATTGTGAGAATAGAACTTTGTATGATTTAATTCATAGTGAGAATCTAAGTAAACAAAGGGATGAGTATTGGAGACTATTTCGTCAAATTTTAGAAGCCTTAAGTTACATACATTCTCAAGGTATCATTCATAGAGATTTAAAACcaatgaatattttcattgatCAATCAAGGAACATCAAAATTGGTGATTTTGGTTTGGCAAAAAATGTTCATAAATCGCTTGATATTTCAAGATTAGATACACAGTCATTAGCTGGCAGTACAGATAATTTAACGTCCGCAATTGGCACTGCTTTATATGTTGCGATTGAAGTATTAGTCGGTAAGGGTAGTTATAATCAGAAAATTGATATGTACTCATTAggaattatattttttgagaTGGTTTATCCATTCAGTACTGGTATGGAAAGAGTGCTGATACTGAAAGACTTAAGAAAATCCTCGATAACTTTTCCAAAAAGTTTTGATGGGTCTAAAATGGGGacagaaaagaaaattattagattaCTATTAGATCATGATCCAACTAAAAGACCTGATGCTGAAAAGCTATTAAATAGTGGGTGGCTCCCTGTCAAGCATCAGGATATAATGATGAAAGATgctttgaaaaatttggCTGATCCGTCATCACCTTGGCAGCAAAAGGTCAGAGAAACATTATTTACACAACCTTATAGTTTGAcaaatgatattttgtttGACAACTCTCAGTCTACAGGAACATCTTTCACCCAAATATTAAGATCTAAAATGATGGAAGAAGTTGTGACTATATTTAGAAAACATGGTggtattgaaaataatgaaccCCCACGCATCTTTCCTAAAGCACCAATGTATAGTAATCAGAACGTTTATGAAATTTTGGATAAAAACGGGACAGTTTTACAACTACAATATGATTTAACTTATCCAATGGCAAGgtatttatcaaaatctCCGAATTGTTCGACAAAACATTATCGCTTTCAACATGTTTATAGGCCTCCCCCAACATCAAGTTCAACTATGGAACCAAGAAAATTTGGAGAGATAgattttgatataatttCGTATTCTTCAATAGATTCTGCATTCCATGATGCTGAgacaattaaaattattgatgaaattcTAACAGTACTACCAGTATTTGAGAAAACCAATACCCTGTTTATCATGAGCCATGCCGATATATTAGACAGTATCTTTAACTACtgtaatattgataaagCACAAAGGCCTTTAATTTCTCGTATGTTATCACAGATTGGTTTTGCAAAGACATTCCGTGATGtcaaaaatgatttaagaTCTCagttaaatatttcttcgacttctttaaatgatttagaGTTCTTCGACTTTAAATTGGATTTTGACTCAGCAAGAAAGAGGTTACATAAGATTATGGTTGATAGCTCtcatttgaagaaaattgatgaatctTTACTTTATATTTCCAAAGTAATAAATTTCTTGAAACCCTTTGAAGTAACAAGGAATATTGTGATTTCTCCGTTTGCAAATTTTAATAGTGCATTCTACAAAGGAGGGATCATGTATCAAGCTGTTTATGACGATGGATCTGCTAGAAGTTTGGTGGCAGCTGGTGGTAGGTATGACAACTTAATTACTTATTTCTCTAGACCATCAGatgaaaaaacaaatactTCTAGAAGAGCTGTAGGTTTTAACTTGGCATGGGAAACTATATTCACAGTGGCCCAAAACTTTTTTAAACTAGCTCACAGTCGCAAAGTAAAgaatagaaataaatttttaaaggaAACTACAATAGATTGGAAACCAAGTAGAGTCGATATTTTGATATCTAGTTTTTCTAATTCGTTATTGAATACAGTAGGTGTCGAAATCCTAACGAGGTTATGGaagaataatatcaaaGCTGATTTACTACGTAATTGTAATTCAGTTGAAGATGTGGTGTCAGGGGCACAAAAAGATGGTGTCGATTGGATTGTATTGATTAAGCAACAAAATTATTCTGGAGGTTCAACTAATAAGAAATATAAGCCTCtaaaaattaaaaggtTATCGACAAGTACAGATATCGATTTGAATCTAGATGAATTTTTACAACTTTATCAACAGGATATGAAAGGCAGCTCTTACTTTCAAAATGATCGCACACCAATAGGGGATGTGaattttgaagaacaaaataattGGGATGAAATAAGCAGTGCTAGCAGTAGCCAGGGTGGATTAGATGCAAAGGACGATAGAAGAAGTAACCAAAAAGTTATATATGTTCCAAACTTAGCTGCAAAATCTAGAAAATATAGTAAGAGAGAGAAATGGGTATATGAAGATTCAGCAAGAGATGCGTCACAGTCTATAATTCACAGTTTATCTAATGCACCAGTGATTACAGTGGATTCTATTCGTGAAGAGACAATGGAAATGATTACCATAACCTCCTTAGCTCAGAAAGATGAATGGCTGAGAAAAGTATTTGGTTCTTCCAATAATGCAACTCCAAGAAGTTTTGCAACCAGCATTTACAGTGTTTTATCTAAGGAAGCTGCTAAAGGCCATAAATGGGCAATTCTATATAGTAACAGGGAAAACCAATCTTATGTAGTGGATTTACAAAGATAAGAATTTGCTAATAAGTAAATCAGTAGTAGAAAAGTATATCATTCATTATTCTAATTACATATCTAATATCTCTTTGCCTGTATATAATTCAGCATATGTTACTTAAGTAATTGACTCCAAGTGTTAGTTGCCACAGTGACTATGTCCTTCTTTACCCGGTATCTTTCTCTTTACAACCTTTAAATCTtcgaaatttcaaaatgtgATCTTATGgaatatatctatataaataaattatagAACCAGAATAGCAATATAATACATAGAGATTAAGGCTCAAGTTGTATATATGATGCTTTAAGccatttttttatatctcAAGTTGTGACAGTCCTATATTGATTTGAATTAGATTTACTCTGTTTCCTTAAAATTTGCAACAATAAGAAATTGAATCGACATCAATTGGTAAACCAAGGAAATAATGACCAGAACGGCGgtaatatttaatgaaaaagcTACTCCAGATGCTTTGGTTGAGTTTAAAGATGCTCTATCTAATACATTAACCTCGATCTTAGAGCCATGGTCTTTAGAATTCAAGACCTTTAGAAAAACTACCAAAAATGAGAGATCATCGAACTCATCGAATATTATGTATTCTGTTTCATTTGCTCATCATGACAAAGGTACTGTACTTATTCATGATAAATATGCTATCATAACTACAAATAACAGCAATGACATACCGAAAGATCTAATATTGAATACATGTAGTACTGGGACAACAGAACCTATTGATAATCTGCTTGCTCTTAGACtatcaaatatttggtCTCAAAGACAAGGTATTAGAGGCGATGCAGGTGAAACTTTACAGACTACAAATCTTATAGTTCGAGTtgtcaatttattttcctCGACAGGCTTCAAGGGTTTACTGattgaattgaattcaTTAGATGATGATGTCTCTGAAGAGGAGTTTAAAATTAGCGTTGATCATGTACAAACTGTTTTAAAGGATATTAACTGTAAAGATTTTAAACTTTCCACAGATagattaaattttaatgagaACAATGGAAACAGaaagttaaatatattaagtGATTTGGCATATCAGTACATACAGGTACTTGAATATTAGAGTATTTATGtaacacatatatatgtatgtttatattttttgaattgatatatatCATACGTATGCATTAAGCAGCATTGCAAAATCTCCTATGCTTGTGATCTAAATTTTGTTTACTTAGTTTGCTAGTTTGCTTAGTAAATCTTGAATACTCGACGTGACAGTATCTTGATTGTCGTTTGATGTATCAGCATTATCATTACCCTCGAAACTACCACTGTTATCCGGTCCATTTCCCGTAATATGCTCAGTAGATTCATTTGAGCTTTTTGGTTTTTTCTTTGTGTATCTATTTCTGAATCATCCGTTGCAGATAACTCACTTGTTCTCTTTTGCATAGTAGATTCGTTGGACGTAATCTTGTCTCCACCATTGCCTTTCCCATCGGTGCTGATGTCGCTATCACTGTCACtttcatctttattatcttcataGGTTGGTAATACGTCATCGTTGTCATTGTTATAATTTTGATCGTTAGAAATTGTGTTAGAGTGCAAAATCATATCAATTTCACccaataaattttgttCATCCTCGATTAATTTATCGTTTTCCTCCAACaacttatttaaaatatctcTTTTCAGCGTTCTAATAGTTATGTTGCTCTCGATTAAAAGTTTAGTGGAGTCACCTATAGCATTTAAGTTATCACGGGAATTCGTCTTCATAATATCTTTGAATCTCAAATATGATGCATTAACACTTTGAGTAGTTTTCACTAATTCTGTTTCCTTAGATGCCAATTCTCTTAAATTTGCAGAGAGAGTCTGCTCAAACTTGTTCTTAGACGATTCACTTGTACTGTCAATGGAGGAAGTTTGTTTCCCAGTTTTATTTGGGACCTCTTCAGACTCTTGgaaaattgaagaatcaATATCTTGAAGAACCACATTGCtaaaaatttttctatCTTTCCAAATTGTTAAGACTCTCTTgacttttttctttaaatcgCTTGGTAATGTAAAATATATCTTGTTAATGACATTTATAACAGAACTACCAAATTTGTCATTACCataaaaattaacaattttCTTACGTTTTGATTCTTGAACCAcatgatttattaaataaacacTCATCAACTTTCTtcttgtattattatttttatttaacatATAATCTTGCCAAACTGTCATAATATCATCTGtgtatttatattgtgATAGTAACCATTTCGAACCATTTGCAATTGACTCTTGAGAATCTTCCAGCGTATTCAATCTATTGACAAACTGTTCTGATGAGAATTGCATccttttttcaataacttATTAGAACTTTAACAAATGGaaaaaaagtgaaaaatttgtttCAATCAAACCTCTATTAAGATTGCTTCCTAATTGTCTATTAGAAGAAGTGACTAACGTATATTACCTTGTGTATTTAAACATCGAATTATCTTATTATAAAACTATACATTCTTATATATTCTATGGTTGTCTATTGTGAAACTTCTTTGTAAATGTCAGGCTTTGTCAAAAAGTAAAAACGATGTACAGGGTAAGCTGGTCCAGGACGGTACCATCAAACAGCGTCAAGCAAGAACATAATAAGATATAAGATAGAATCCTTTTAAGCTATGACACAGATAGTTTGCCAACAGTTACATATATGCATGTATTGTGTTTGACGTTGTGGTCTTGACCGCTTTCCTTCTATCCAAGACGGATATTCTTACTGTCCAACgattcttatatatatctgcGTATCGGTATCCAATCGAAGAGTGTATATATTGTACCTCATGTTAATGGGGTACCCCACTTAAACTTTGGATGTAGTTATAGCAGACATCAACATGGCTCTTGTATTCCCAATGTGTCTGACCTTTAATATTGTTTGCAGACTCCTTTTATTGAAGTTTAAAACCGTATGCCATGTCTCTATTTCCTGTCGTTTAAgaatctttaatattttggaTTTTACAGTCAAACCTCCGTAGAGACCGTCCGACTTGAACCTTTAAatgttgaaaatttatCGCAAGTAACATTCTTAAACAATGATTAATCACTTCCAAGAGCCAAGAACTATTGcaactttatttatatatataagtgtGTCTGTCTGTGGATTTACTATTACTTTGAACTAtctatttaattaattggTCTTGACAactcaatatatttttcaattgagtTCTCCAACTTTCAATTTGAGAAGTTGACAATAccttaaaatattcatcaaaattattgaataattttgttcTATTTGAAACAATGAGTTGCTTAGAGTATTTGACTTTAAACAATGCAGTTACTGTTGTAATCGGTTATGTTGTATTTGTGTATGTTTATGATGCCATTTTCAATGACATCAGACCAATTGATGCCAATATCGTGAAGGATAAGTTGGAAGTTCCATACGATATTATTAAGAAAAGTTGGAAATCTGAAAAGACTGAACCTCCTGAAAAACCTGGTCAACGTTTGATTCACAGTTACTGTCCTGCAACTGGTCAATATATTGATTCCTTTGAATCTAAGACTGCTGCTGATATTGATTCTATGATTAAAAATGCTGAAACTGCtcaacaaaaatttaagaAAACAAGCTTTGCTAAAAGAAAGCTGGTATTAAAAACCTTAGaatcttttattttgaacaaTCAAGACTTACTTGCTAAGGTTGCTTGTAGAGATTCTGGTAAGACTATGTTAGATGCTTCAATGGGTGAGATTTTGGTTACTTTGGAAAAACTCAAATGGATTTTAAAACATGGTgaaaaaactttaaaacCATCTAAACGTTCTGGTCCAACCAACTTCTTTATGAAGTTTTACAAAGGTGCTGAAATCAGATATGAACCTTTAGGTGTCATCTCCTCCATAGTTTCCTGGAATTATCCTTTCCATAACTTAATGGGTCCTTTGATTGCTGCCATCTTCACTGGTAATGCTATTGTTGTTAAATGTTCTGAACAAGTTGTTTGGTCTTCCgaatttttcatcaaattaGTTCgtgaaattttaattttatgtGATGAAGATCCAAATCTTGTTCAATTATGTTACTGTTTACCACCAAATGCTGAAGATGATGCTGCTAATTACTTTACTTCTAACTCTGGTTTCAAGCACATTACATTTATTGGTTCTCAACCTGTTTCTCaccatattttaaaatgtGCTGCTGATTCTTTAACCCCAGTTGTTGTTGAATTAGGTGGTAAAGATGCCTTCATTGTTTTAGACTCCGTAAAAAACTTAGATGCTTTATCTTCCATTATTATGAGAGGTACTTTCCAATCATCAGGTCAAAATTGTATCGGTATTGAAAGAGTTATTGTATCTGAAAAGAATTATGATTCATTGGTTAAGATCTTAGATAAGAGAATGAATGAAAATCCATTACGTCAAGGTTCTGATATTGATAAGATTTCTACTGTTGATGTAGGTGCTATGATTTCTGATAACAGATTTGGACAGTTAGAAAAAATGGTTGAAGATGCTGTTTCAAAGGGTGCTAGATTATTGAAAGGTGGTAAGCGTTTTAACCATCCTCAATTTCCTAATGGTAACTTTTTTGAACCAACTTTGTTAGTTGACGTCACTCCAGATATGGATGTTGCTCAAAACGAAGTATTTGGTCCAATCTTAGTAATGATGAAAGCTAAAAACACCGATGATTGTATTGACTTAGCTAACTCAGCTCCTTTCGGTTTGGGTGGTTCTGTTTTTGGTGCCGATTACACTGAATGTAACTATGTTTgtgataatttaaagaCTGGTAACGTTGctattaatgattttgCTACCTTCTATGTTTGTCAATTACCTTTCGGTGGTATTAACGGTTCTGGTTATGGTAAATTTGGTGGTGAAGAAGGTTTATTAGGTTTATGCAACGCCAAGAGTGTTTGTTACGATACTCTACCTTTTGTCTCTACTCAAATTCCTCCACCATTGGATTACCCAATTAAAAGTAACGAAACTTCATGGAATTTTGTTAAGAGTTTTATTACTGGTGCTTACACGGACTCGATCTGGCAACGTATCAAGTCATTAATCTCACTAGCCAAAAATTCTTAATCGAATGATTAATAATACATAGATAAatagattttatttttctttgatgatatttacagtatattgaatattataaaagaGTATAGAAATAAGTTTTATACCCAAAGCTATCTTATATTACAAGGATGTCATAAATAAAAGTCGACAACTAACTTAGGAGACTTTTTTCAGCCTGCTTCAATTGTTCTTGTAATTTAGTTGTAAATTCCTTGTGAGTTTTATCAAGATCTTGCAACACTTTTCTTACAGAATCATTCTTTTTATCAAATCCCTTCAATTGCTTCAACACTTCACCCCTAATAAAACCTAAGGATTGTTTAGATTGTGAATTCTTATAGTTTTCAAATACCTGTTTCATTTCTTTGCATAGTTGTAATCTTGATTCAGTTGTAGGTGGAGGTAATAGAACCTTTAACAATTGATCATTGTTAGCATCTTTTTCGGGATTCAGGTTTAAGCCAGCAGCCATTATCGTACTAATGACATTTTTAGTATTATTTGGGTCAAACACAGTAACTATTAATGAGTTTTTACCTTTCAAAGTTGTCGAAGCAACATCTAAAAATTTCGAACCATCTGCTAGAACCAAGTTGTTAAAGATACTAGGGTTGGCTTTACCTTGTTTCATTTCGTTTAGTTTTTTACCATGTGCTTCAACAGTTGCTTTAAAACGTTCATTTgcatcttttaaataaataaatggaTCAATGGTTCCTTCTGTATCTGTGTTATTGTTAGTTTTATCgttgtttttgttgtttgaattgcttttattattcaCTTTGGATTGCTTCTTCAAGACTAAACTTgaagagaaaaagaaacgatTGCTTCCAGACGTCAAATTCAGTAATCTTTTAGATAacattatttcaaattgatatatttgatatgaCTAGATAGAATGGCTTTTTGTGTAGTTTCATGTAtgcaataaaaaattaataatgttttaaatatatatttctcTTGTACTGTAAAagtatttgaaataatatttttacgttttttctttaagtAATCACTCTTAAACCATATATTTTGCAACAAAACTCAAAAAATGTAATGacaatttgataaatttattattttaaaatatcatccaatagtaattttaattaaacgattttttatattattttaaatattaataacttcattaaaatttacaTAATATATAGAAATACAGAAATATGGTAAAACATATATaactattttaaataattcgAAGAGAAAACTATTACTTATTTTCTCACAAATGGGTTTAATGCACGAACAGAGAGGCACGGTAAAGCCATACCGATCTCAGCTCTCAAAAGAACTGGAAGCTCTTGTAATTCTTTGATTTCCTGGATATTATTTCCTTCATCTTGTTTAATACAAGTTGTCTTTAAGAATGAATCCAATAAGTTCGTGTTTGAATAATCTTTTGgaaatttgatttttggTGCGGatagatttaatttttccaatttggTAGCCAAAGTTTCAGAAACTAAGGAAATATTTCCAGATATAGCCTCTGCCTCAGTTTCAGCAATTTCACTTGAGGTAGACTTAAACTTGTTTCTAATAGAATTTCTATAAGAGTTCTGAGATTTTTCATCATTGGGAACAAATGTAGCACTGTCAACGCCTTTTTCCCAAAATAGTTCTAAGATTCTATTCATTGAATCAAATTCAGCTTTCATCAATGGTAATTGATCACCATGAACTCTCTTTTCAATACCAAATTCCGGAATTAAGACATCAAATGAGGATTCATAAACTTGTGTGACCCTAGCCATGGTCAATATTTGACTATTTATACTGCTCATATCATTTATTGTTTGGGATAAAAATAAGTGTAGACCTTGTTGTTGAGCATGGAAAGCACAATCTTTCTTAAAGTTACAATAGTCTGCTGTAATCTTTAATGAGTCAATATCTTCAGAGTAGGGTACATTCTTAATAACTGATCGTAGTTGTCTATGAACTACATGATCAGCATATCTTTTCATAGGAGATGTGAAATGTGTATACAAAGGAAGATTGCTGACAAAATGTCCGAATTGATCTGGTTCAACTTTACCAGCAACGAAGTACTTAGCTcttgaattaattttatataatagCAATTCCACTATTCTTCTCTCTTCAAGGTTTTCGATACTTAATATCGATTTCAAAATGCTGTCTGAAGAGCTTATATCAATATCGTGACCTAATCTTTCAgcttttaatttaaatgattctaatttattagaaacAGGCTGTAATTGTCTTCTTAATAATGCGGAAGATCCTAATTTAGTGTACAATGTCTCAGCTACTTTAGCATTAGTTTGGATTTGAagttcatttaaaatttggaaCCCAATagttttttcaaaaatattcaaatcgATTTTAACCATCTCATCATCtaaagattttaataatgaaaagcTTGGTAATAAAGAACTGTTTGGATAACCTGTTCTCTTTGAATAGAATGAAGTTGcaatatctttaatttttgataaataagATGGCTTATTAACATCTTCTATTTTAAGTTCATTATTGATGTCCTCAATAGTCATCAATAAATCTGGTTTTATTGACGATTCTCCGACCCATGTTGATTCAATGGCATATGTTTTTGGATCTAAGGTAAATAAAACAGACAGTGTAGCtgattttttatctttttcaaaagaccacaattttgttaattgtTCAGGTAGTAAGTTGACGTATTTTTGAGGCAAAAATACACCTGTTGATCTTTTTCTAATCCTTCTATCTAATGAAGAACCATCTTCAATATGAGCTGTAATGTCGACAACATGACAACCTAATTCAATGGTGccatcatcattatttttaacatgTATAGCAAATTCAGAATACGTACCTGTTTCTGAAAATGCTAAAATATTACATTGATTATGATTTATAGTTTTAGCATCacttgaaaatgataatctTTCTTTGAAATCATCTTCAGTCAACGGGATTGTTTCAAAAGATGGTTTTTCCATGAGTTGATTTTTTGGATCCGCATATTCATTCACTGAGAAATTGTTATCTCTTAAAATAGAATTTATCTCAATATCTGGATCATTTATATCTCCTAATTCAGATATCAAAATACCGAAAGGATGTAAAGAAGTGATTGGCCAACGTTTAATTGATGctacaaataatttatcagcATATTTATCAGAATTGTCAACAAAATCTTTTGGAGCAAATTCTGTTGGAATGGCTAGAAGTGGAACCTTTTTATCAGTTGGTTTGAACCAAACAATTCTTGGAGCATGTGATTGATTACGATCATTATgttgattttgtttttgattttggttTTGTTGAGAAGGTCTTAGTAAACCCAAAGTACCACTAAACAATTGTCCTGGAATACGGTCCAATACGGCAACTACGTGACCGGCATATAATGGTTTGAAATCGTcatttatttcttcttcttcactTAACAAGATTGATTGACCCTCAACTTCTACGTCAtcgtttttcttttgtgtTGGACGTTGCTTTAAAGAGCCCTTTCTCTTTACACTAGATGAGGAACCAGCAAGTTCTGATTCAACATTCTTATTTCCATCATATGAGAAAGAAGTCTTTATAGAAGAATTTCTTGATACACCTGAAACCATAGGAATTGCTGCAGAAGCATCATTGTGATAATCCTCATCTGCTGCGACTGCAGCAGTATTATTGTTTGCTGACATACCATTTTCTGTAATGTTATGATTTGCTAcatcttttcttcttttcttctcttccttttctttctttgcATCCCAAACTTCGTCAACGGCTAGTAACTCGACAGCAACCAAATCACCTTCTAAAGCTCTATTACGATCTTTTGAACCACAAATGTAAATATCAGCGTCTAGAACTCCGTCTGTTGAAACCCAAGCATCTgatctattttttttgttaacTCTCAGAATACCTGTAACCAGTCTACCTTCATTAATTAACTGTGGTATATTTGCATGAGGCAAATATGGTgcaaataatgattttcTTTGTTGTTGATTTTGGTTGTTAAAGATTTGAATGGAACCGTTTGattgtttttgtttatGACCCGGCTGAAATTGAGAGTTATAACCGTTGCTAGAGGAATAATCAAAAGAACCAAAATTACTAGAG comes from Tetrapisispora phaffii CBS 4417 chromosome 4, complete genome and encodes:
- the SSD1 gene encoding mRNA-binding translational repressor SSD1 (similar to Saccharomyces cerevisiae SSD1 (YDR293C); ancestral locus Anc_5.307) is translated as MSDYNNNKKNSYVQTIGGRNNPKQIHVAHRRSQSELTNLMVEQFTLQKQLENVQLQQQALLQQGQGQGQGQYYNNNVKSRSHSRNNSNYNNYSYDNNSSHGYGGYGQGHGRTYSQNQSHSQSQYNSDLQGQSQSHRRTGSQSSGVYGHSRRQSLVLNEAKKAAAEEQAKRHSVVNIEEDDNVPSLSPPFDSASTAPALGATDEVLRNQAGFKFPAAPAASVSHNSRNSSPQRKGNNNNSNIPTFKFPPAPAAAVNDVDNNTNNNDFSFPHRRSQSRSNEASNNWRSPQNHLQPSNRANNNNTNGNNEQGQSQYHRYHNSTSSNFGSFDYSSSNGYNSQFQPGHKQKQSNGSIQIFNNQNQQQRKSLFAPYLPHANIPQLINEGRLVTGILRVNKKNRSDAWVSTDGVLDADIYICGSKDRNRALEGDLVAVELLAVDEVWDAKKEKEEKKRRKDVANHNITENGMSANNNTAAVAADEDYHNDASAAIPMVSGVSRNSSIKTSFSYDGNKNVESELAGSSSSVKRKGSLKQRPTQKKNDDVEVEGQSILLSEEEEINDDFKPLYAGHVVAVLDRIPGQLFSGTLGLLRPSQQNQNQKQNQHNDRNQSHAPRIVWFKPTDKKVPLLAIPTEFAPKDFVDNSDKYADKLFVASIKRWPITSLHPFGILISELGDINDPDIEINSILRDNNFSVNEYADPKNQLMEKPSFETIPLTEDDFKERLSFSSDAKTINHNQCNILAFSETGTYSEFAIHVKNNDDGTIELGCHVVDITAHIEDGSSLDRRIRKRSTGVFLPQKYVNLLPEQLTKLWSFEKDKKSATLSVLFTLDPKTYAIESTWVGESSIKPDLLMTIEDINNELKIEDVNKPSYLSKIKDIATSFYSKRTGYPNSSLLPSFSLLKSLDDEMVKIDLNIFEKTIGFQILNELQIQTNAKVAETLYTKLGSSALLRRQLQPVSNKLESFKLKAERLGHDIDISSSDSILKSILSIENLEERRIVELLLYKINSRAKYFVAGKVEPDQFGHFVSNLPLYTHFTSPMKRYADHVVHRQLRSVIKNVPYSEDIDSLKITADYCNFKKDCAFHAQQQGLHLFLSQTINDMSSINSQILTMARVTQVYESSFDVLIPEFGIEKRVHGDQLPLMKAEFDSMNRILELFWEKGVDSATFVPNDEKSQNSYRNSIRNKFKSTSSEIAETEAEAISGNISLVSETLATKLEKLNLSAPKIKFPKDYSNTNLLDSFLKTTCIKQDEGNNIQEIKELQELPVLLRAEIGMALPCLSVRALNPFVRK